Below is a genomic region from Bacillus mycoides.
GAAACCATGCACAATATTTATACAGTCAAGCAACAGGAACGACTGATCGTTCAGCATCTTGGCATTTTACAGTAGATGATAAAGAAATTTATCAACATCTACCATTAAATGAAAATGGTTGGCATGCTGGAGATGGATCAGAAGGAACCGGTAACAGAGAATCAATTGCAATTGAAATTGCTGTCAATCAAGATGGTGATTATAATAAAGCTGTGGAAAATGCTCGCAAACTAGCAGCCTATTTAATGGGGGAATTAAATATTCCTTTAGAAAATGTAAAAAAACATCAATTTTGGAGCGGAAAGAATTGTCCGGCCATTATGATAAGGAATAATGCGTGGGAGCCATTTTTACAGGGAACGAAAGCTTATTATGATGCGAATCATAAAGATGATATAACTGGCGGTTGGTATGAAGCAGATATTCGTGAATTAGATAAAAGAGGTATTATGGTTGGAGACGGGAAGGGTTCTTACTGGCCAGAACGTCTTGTAACACGTGGTGAATTTGCGAATTTAGTTTCAAGATCATTGCAATTACCAGAGGGGAAATCGAATTTCAAAGATTTAAGCACAGCTCATCCATCGCTAGTAGATGGTATTAATCGTGCAGCTAGTGCTGGGATTATAAGTGGACGAGGAAATGATATATTTGCTCCGAATGATACGATTAAACGTGATGAAGCTGTCATTATGATTGATCGTGCATTGCAATTCAAAAATATTAAAGGTAATTTAGTTCCATTACCATTTACGGATCAAAATTTAGCGTATGATAAACAGGCGGTTCAACGTGTTTATGGGTTAGGTATCGTAAAAGGGAATGAGAATAATGAGTTTATGCCAAAAGGTTCTGCAACACGTGGGGAATCGGCAGCATTTATTAATAGAATGTTAAAAGTAATAGAGAGTAAATAATGGAAAGGCATTCGCTTTGGCGAGTGCTTTTTTATTTTTCAATATGTTATAGAAAGGTGATGTGAATTTTGACTGGAATAAGGAATGAAAGCGGAGGTGATGCATATATTTAGATGCATTGGGTAGTTTTTTGTAATTTTGTATAAAATGAAAAGGAGGTAGGACGGTGAAATCAATACCGACTGAAGTCCTGAGTAAGGAATTGATGGAAAGAGAAGGGGTTATATCTATTACAGTGATGGAATTTGAAAAGATAGAAGTGGCCGGAGTAGTTGTTTCTGGTCCAGCTGTTATTTTAATTAATCAAGATTAAGTACATATTATCAATAAAGAAAAGTAGTCAGAGCATCCGCTTAGGGTGCTTTTTGTTTGTATAGAAGTGTGTATATGATAGATAATTGGGATATTGGAGGGGAATTATGTGGCAATTATTATAACAATGTTATTAATGGGAGTTTTATTAGGATTTGTCGGAGCAGGGGGAGCAGGATTTATCATCGCGATACTCACTCTAGTATTCCATATCCCAATTCATGTTGCTCTTGCAACATCTTTAACTGCGATGGCATTTACGACATTATCTGGAGTAGTAAGTCATTACCGAGAAGGGAATGTTGTGCTTGTAATAGGCGGAGTTGTTGGGGGATTTGGCGCGATTGGTTCCTTTATTGGTTCAAAGTTTGGTTCGTTAATACCAGCACATCTGTTGCATTGGTTTACAGCTGGTATGTTATTTTTATCGGCAATTTTTATGTTTATTCGGTTGATTATGTTTCAAAAAAGATCACAGTCGTCTTTAAAAGGGCATAAAGAACTTTCGAAAGATAACGTGATTAAATGTATATTCCTCGGATTGGTGACTGGAATTTTAGCAGGTGCATTTGGTATTGGCTCAGCACCTTTTATCCAACTCGGATTAATGGTTCTATTAGGTTTAACAATCCGTCAATCTGTAGGGACGACAATGCTCGTTATATTACCAATCGCAATTGGAGGTGGGTTTGGATATAGTTCGGAAGGGTATTTAGATTATGTATTATTAGTACAAGTTTTAATCGGGACAATGTTAGGAGCGTATATAGGAGCTAAGTTTACAAATTATGCACCTCGCATGCTTCTAAGGTTTTCGATGATTATGACACCAATATTAGCTGGATGTATGTTGTTAGTAGATTAAAGAGAATATATAGAAATCTATTAATATATTTTACGAATGAATTATGTAAGTAATTCATATTTCTCATATAAAAGGATTTGCTTTAATATAATGAGTATAAAGTTCGAGTATTCGAAGTATTACTTGAATTATATCCCTATCCCTTTTCTAAAAATGCGAACAAGTTTTGCCCTATTCTATTCAATAGTTTATTGTATAGAAATATATTGTTCGATGACCATTATGGAACGCACATAATGGGTAAATCCCGATCCTTAAAGAGGATGCCCCTAATCTTCATGTGAAAATATGATCGGATAAGAAAGCTGGCCAATTTATGGTCAGCTTTCTTTTTGTTCAATGAGTAAGTCTTCTTTAATTTCTGTTTGCAATAATAAAGTTTTTCCGAAGCGACGTTTACATTCAGCTCGTACTTTTTGAATGGCTAGTAGCTGAGAAGTAGCAGGCACTGTGACAATGGATTGCCGAGGTTTTCGGTTTTCTTCACAAAAAACACATTCCACAACATATTTAGAAATCATAATTTCATCCTTCCGGTTTGAATTTCTAAGAAGGGACTGCTCATGAAGTTGATGTAAACTTTCGGCATCTTTTTACTTATTTCCTCTTTTTTTTCAAAGGGGAAATAAAAAAGAAGGTGAATTTTAGTAGGGGAGGGATGTATATGGAGAGATGGATAGGTACGGCAGCTATTTGTATGAATGAAAGAAATGAAATTTTAATGGTATTGCAAGGAAAAGAAGGGGAAGAAAAAAGGTGGTCTGTCCCAAGTGGAGGACTTGAAAAGGGAGAAACACTAGAAGAATGTTGTATCAGGGAAGTTTGGGAGGAAACAGGCTACAATGTGGAGGTTGTAAATAAAATATACGAAAAAGAAGGTATTACATAC
It encodes:
- a CDS encoding sulfite exporter TauE/SafE family protein, translated to MAIIITMLLMGVLLGFVGAGGAGFIIAILTLVFHIPIHVALATSLTAMAFTTLSGVVSHYREGNVVLVIGGVVGGFGAIGSFIGSKFGSLIPAHLLHWFTAGMLFLSAIFMFIRLIMFQKRSQSSLKGHKELSKDNVIKCIFLGLVTGILAGAFGIGSAPFIQLGLMVLLGLTIRQSVGTTMLVILPIAIGGGFGYSSEGYLDYVLLVQVLIGTMLGAYIGAKFTNYAPRMLLRFSMIMTPILAGCMLLVD
- a CDS encoding S-layer homology domain-containing protein — its product is MKKEFYNVLAASIVFSMVTIPSFSYADTVEKTVTISTDEQALKSIESHMKDEDGRGESKGITNEVQGDFFVHIIGSASLFDSAELQKATGVQLSNQVVKAEKQKGNAYYIQTESGAGWIQSSEGNVEVKEVYHLANEKLVINEETATYSAPFNSYKDEKVLQPQTIIAIGQVGEWFQVQIDNEVKWIYAPSAKFEGTKASLIQSTTPTRTKRAAVMYTAPIEEKTTDIYGVPLKEMIVPTGNENIRPGYAMKPKYITIHETDNYSVGANARNHAQYLYSQATGTTDRSASWHFTVDDKEIYQHLPLNENGWHAGDGSEGTGNRESIAIEIAVNQDGDYNKAVENARKLAAYLMGELNIPLENVKKHQFWSGKNCPAIMIRNNAWEPFLQGTKAYYDANHKDDITGGWYEADIRELDKRGIMVGDGKGSYWPERLVTRGEFANLVSRSLQLPEGKSNFKDLSTAHPSLVDGINRAASAGIISGRGNDIFAPNDTIKRDEAVIMIDRALQFKNIKGNLVPLPFTDQNLAYDKQAVQRVYGLGIVKGNENNEFMPKGSATRGESAAFINRMLKVIESK
- a CDS encoding BC1881 family protein is translated as MKSIPTEVLSKELMEREGVISITVMEFEKIEVAGVVVSGPAVILINQD
- a CDS encoding DUF3903 domain-containing protein, coding for MISKYVVECVFCEENRKPRQSIVTVPATSQLLAIQKVRAECKRRFGKTLLLQTEIKEDLLIEQKES
- a CDS encoding NUDIX hydrolase, whose protein sequence is MERWIGTAAICMNERNEILMVLQGKEGEEKRWSVPSGGLEKGETLEECCIREVWEETGYNVEVVNKIYEKEGITYGIPVYVHYYFVKKIGGNMKIQDPDELIHEIDWKGIHEVGKLSLAFPEDYELIYRYVNKKASV